The Panicum hallii strain FIL2 chromosome 9, PHallii_v3.1, whole genome shotgun sequence genome has a window encoding:
- the LOC112874333 gene encoding calmodulin-binding transcription activator 3-like isoform X1 produces the protein MASAEARRLAVVPKLDIEQILKEAQHRWLRPAEICEILKNYRNFRIAPEPPNRPPSGSLFLFDRKVLRYFRKDGHNWRKKNDQKTVKEAHERLKSGSIDVLHCYYAHGEDNINFQRRTYWMLEEDFMHIVLVHYLETKGGKSSRARVNNNMIQEAAVDSPLSQLPSQTIEGESSLSGQASEYEEAESADIYSGGAGYHSFTRVQQHENGTGPVIDSSVFSSYTPASSIGNYQGLHAMTQNTSFYPGNQHSSLVLNGSSTGVATDGYANQTDLTSWNPVIELDNGPVQMPLQFPVPPEQGTSTEGLGIDYLTFDEVYSDGLSLKDIGAAGAGGESFWQFPSATGDLSTAENSFPQPNDDSLEAAIGYPFLKTQSSNLSDILKDSFKKTDSFTRWMSKELLEVEDSQIQSSSGAYWSTEQADSIIEASSREPLDQFTVSPMLSQDQLFSIVDFAPTWTYVGSKTKILVTGSFLNNSQVTEKCKWSCMFGEVEIPAKILADGTLLCYSPQHKPGRVPFYITCSNRLACSEVREFEFRPTVTQYMDAPSPHGATNKVYFQIRLDKLLSLGPDEYQATVSNPSLEMIELSKKISSLMTTNDEWSNLLKLACDNEPSTDDQQDQFAENLIKNKLHVWLLNKVGVGGKGPSVLDDEGQGVLHLAAALGYDWAIRPTLAAGVNINFRDVHGWTALHWAAFCGRERTVVALIALGAAPGALTDPSPDFPESTPADLASANGQKGISGFLAESSLTSHLQALNLKEANMAEISGLPGIGDVTERDSLQPPSGDSLGPVRNAAQAAARIYQVFRVQSFQRKQAAQYEDDKGGLSDERALSLLSVKPSKPGQLDPLHSAATRIQNKFRGWKGRKEFLLIRQRIVKIQAHVRGHQVRKHYRKIVWSVGIVEKVILRWRRRGAGLRGFRSTEGSSEGSSGGTSSNMIKDKPSGDDYDFLQEGRKQTEERLQKALARVKSMAEYPEARDQYQRILTVVSKMQESQAMQEKMLEESTEMDDGYFMNELQELWDDDTPLPGYF, from the exons ATGGCATCGGCGGAGGCGCGCCGCCTCGCGGTCGTGCCAAAGCTAG ATATCGAGCAGATACTGAAGGAGGCTCAACACCGATGGTTACGCCCGGCTGAAATATGTGAAATACTTAAAAACTACAGGAACTTCCGTATTGCTCCAGAACCACCAAACAGGCCACCAA GTGGTTCACTTTTTTTATTTGATCGGAAAGTATTGAGGTACTTCAGGAAGGATGGCCATAATTGGCGGAAGAAAAATGATCAAAAGACTGTCAAGGAAGCCCACGAAAGGCTGAAA TCTGGAAGTATTGACGTGCTTCACTGTTACTATGCCCATGGGGAAGATAATATAAACTTCCAAAGGAGGACTTACTGGATGCTGGAAGA GGACTTTATGCACATTGTACTTGTGCATTATCTTGAAACAAAG GGTGGGAAGTCGTCTCGTGCTAGGGTAAATAATAACATGATTCAAGAAGCAGCTGTGGATAGTCCTTTAAGTCAATTACCCTCACAGACTATAGAGGGTGAAAGCTCACTTAGTGGACAAGCCTCAGAGTACGAAGAAGCAGAATCAG CAGATATTTATTCAGGAGGAGCCGGATACCACTCTTTCACTCGGGTGCAGCAGCATGAAAATGGAACTGGACCCGTGATAGATTCTTCTGTCTTCAGCTCATACACACCTGCTTCATCTATAG GCAATTATCAGGGGCTGCATGCCATGACACAAAATACAAGCTTCTATCCTGGTAACCAACATAGTTCTCTGGTTCTTAATGGATCAAGCACGGGGGTTGCAACGGACGGGTATGCAAATCAAACTGATCTTACATCGTGGAATCCGGTGATAGAACTAGACAATGGGCCTGTCCAAATGCCTCTCCAGTTTCCTGTTCCTCCTGAGCAAGGCACTTCCACGGAAGGCTTGGGAATCGACTATTTGACATTCGACGAAGTATATTCTGATGGCCTCAGTCTCAAGGATATTGGCGCTGCAGGAGCTGGTGGAGAATCATTTTGGCAG TTCCCTAGTGCTACAGGTGATTTGTCTACAGCAGAGAACAGCTTCCCACAACCAAATGATGATTCTCTGGAGGCAGCCATTGGCTATCCGTTTTTGAAGACTCAGTCATCCAATCTATCTGATATCCTAAAAGACAGCTTTAAGAAAACTGACAGTTTTACAAGATGGATGAGCAAAGAGCTTCTTGAAGTGGAGGATTCCCAAATTCAATCTAGTTCCGGGGCGTACTGGAGCACTGAACAAGCAGATAGTATCATTGAAGCATCAAGCCGTGAGCCGCTGGATCAGTTCACTGTTTCCCCAATGCTCTCGCAGGACCAGCTCTTTAGTATAGTTGATTTTGCTCCAACCTGGACTTATGTGGGGTCAAAGACTAAG ATTTTAGTTACTGGTAGCTTCCTGAATAACAGTCAAGTCACTGAGAAATGCAAGTGGTCATGTATGTTTGGAGAAGTTGAAATTCCAGCAAAAATTTTAGCAGATGGTACTCTTCTCTGTTATTCGCCCCAGCATAAACCTGGTAGAGTACCTTTCTATATCACCTGCTCCAACAGGTTGGCCTGCAGTGAAGTGCGAGAGTTTGAATTCCGACCAACTGTCACCCAATACATGGACGCTCCTAGTCCACATGGTGCAACAAACAAAGTTTATTTCCAGATACGTCTTGATAAACTGTTGTCCCTTGGACCAGATGAATACCAGGCAACTGTATCCAACCCCAGCCTGGAGATGATTGAATTAAGCAAGAAGATAAGTTCACTAATGACGACCAATGATGAGTGGTCCAACTTGTTAAAGTTGGCTTGTGATAATGAGCCTTCTACTGATGATCAGCAGGATCAGTTTGCTGAAAACTTGATTAAGAATAAATTGCATGTCTGGCTTCTCAATAAAGTTGGTGTGGGTGGTAAGGGACCCAGTGTGTTAGATGATGAAGGACAGGGCGTGCTTCACTTAGCAGCTGCCCTTGGATATGATTGGGCTATAAGGCCAACGCTTGCTGCTGGCGTGAATATAAATTTCAGAGATGTTCATGGGTGGACTGCACTCCACTGGGCTGCCTTTTGTGGCCG AGAGCGCACTGTAGTTGCGCTTATTGCCCTGGGAGCAGCTCCTGGAGCTTTAACAGATCCATCTCCTGACTTCCCTGAAAGTACACCAGCAGATCTTGCATCTGCTAATGGTCAGAAGGGAATATCTGGTTTCTTGGCGGAATCTTCTCTGACGAGTCATCTTCAGGCCCTCAATCTTAAGGAAGCTAATATGGCCGAAATATCTGGTCTGCCTGGTATTGGAGATGTTACAGAGAGAGATTCATTGCAGCCTCCAAGCGGAGATTCATTGGGTCCTGTTCGAAATGCTGCTCAAGCTGCTGCTCGGATATATCAAGTTTTTAGGGTTCAATCCTTCCAGAGGAAGCAAGCAGCTCAATATGAGGATGATAAAGGTGGATTGTCAGATGAGCGTGCCCTTTCACTCCTTTCTGTCAAGCCATCCAAGCCAGGGCAGCTTGATCCGCTGCATTCTGCTGCAACTCGTATACAGAATAAGTTCAGGGGATGGAAGGGGAGAAAGGAATTTCTTCTTATTAGGCAGCGAATTGTCAAGATCCAG GCTCATGTGCGAGGTCACCAAGTGAGGAAGCATTATCGGAAAATAGTTTGGTCTGTTGGGATCGTTGAGAAAGTTATCCTGCGCTGGCGGCGAAGAGGGGCTGGGTTACGTGGGTTTCGGTCTACAGAGGGTTCATCAGAGGGCAGCAGTGGTGGAACAAGTAGCAATATGATCAAAGATAAGCCTTCTGGAGATGATTATGATTTCTTGCAAGAAGGACGAAAGCAAACTGAAGAACGGCTCCAGAAAGCTCTTGCCAGAGTGAAGTCCATGGCTGAATACCCGGAAGCAAGGGACCAGTACCAGAGGATTTTGACTGTTGTGTCAAAAATGCAGGAGTCCCAG GCTATGCAAGAAAAGATGCTTGAGGAGTCCACAGAGATGGACGATGGTTATTTCATGAATGAATTGCAGGAGCTGTGGGATGATGATACACCTCTTCCTGGTTATTTCTAG
- the LOC112874333 gene encoding calmodulin-binding transcription activator 3-like isoform X2, whose amino-acid sequence MASAEARRLAVVPKLDIEQILKEAQHRWLRPAEICEILKNYRNFRIAPEPPNRPPSGSLFLFDRKVLRYFRKDGHNWRKKNDQKTVKEAHERLKSGSIDVLHCYYAHGEDNINFQRRTYWMLEEDFMHIVLVHYLETKGGKSSRARVNNNMIQEAAVDSPLSQLPSQTIEGESSLSGQASEYEEAESDIYSGGAGYHSFTRVQQHENGTGPVIDSSVFSSYTPASSIGNYQGLHAMTQNTSFYPGNQHSSLVLNGSSTGVATDGYANQTDLTSWNPVIELDNGPVQMPLQFPVPPEQGTSTEGLGIDYLTFDEVYSDGLSLKDIGAAGAGGESFWQFPSATGDLSTAENSFPQPNDDSLEAAIGYPFLKTQSSNLSDILKDSFKKTDSFTRWMSKELLEVEDSQIQSSSGAYWSTEQADSIIEASSREPLDQFTVSPMLSQDQLFSIVDFAPTWTYVGSKTKILVTGSFLNNSQVTEKCKWSCMFGEVEIPAKILADGTLLCYSPQHKPGRVPFYITCSNRLACSEVREFEFRPTVTQYMDAPSPHGATNKVYFQIRLDKLLSLGPDEYQATVSNPSLEMIELSKKISSLMTTNDEWSNLLKLACDNEPSTDDQQDQFAENLIKNKLHVWLLNKVGVGGKGPSVLDDEGQGVLHLAAALGYDWAIRPTLAAGVNINFRDVHGWTALHWAAFCGRERTVVALIALGAAPGALTDPSPDFPESTPADLASANGQKGISGFLAESSLTSHLQALNLKEANMAEISGLPGIGDVTERDSLQPPSGDSLGPVRNAAQAAARIYQVFRVQSFQRKQAAQYEDDKGGLSDERALSLLSVKPSKPGQLDPLHSAATRIQNKFRGWKGRKEFLLIRQRIVKIQAHVRGHQVRKHYRKIVWSVGIVEKVILRWRRRGAGLRGFRSTEGSSEGSSGGTSSNMIKDKPSGDDYDFLQEGRKQTEERLQKALARVKSMAEYPEARDQYQRILTVVSKMQESQAMQEKMLEESTEMDDGYFMNELQELWDDDTPLPGYF is encoded by the exons ATGGCATCGGCGGAGGCGCGCCGCCTCGCGGTCGTGCCAAAGCTAG ATATCGAGCAGATACTGAAGGAGGCTCAACACCGATGGTTACGCCCGGCTGAAATATGTGAAATACTTAAAAACTACAGGAACTTCCGTATTGCTCCAGAACCACCAAACAGGCCACCAA GTGGTTCACTTTTTTTATTTGATCGGAAAGTATTGAGGTACTTCAGGAAGGATGGCCATAATTGGCGGAAGAAAAATGATCAAAAGACTGTCAAGGAAGCCCACGAAAGGCTGAAA TCTGGAAGTATTGACGTGCTTCACTGTTACTATGCCCATGGGGAAGATAATATAAACTTCCAAAGGAGGACTTACTGGATGCTGGAAGA GGACTTTATGCACATTGTACTTGTGCATTATCTTGAAACAAAG GGTGGGAAGTCGTCTCGTGCTAGGGTAAATAATAACATGATTCAAGAAGCAGCTGTGGATAGTCCTTTAAGTCAATTACCCTCACAGACTATAGAGGGTGAAAGCTCACTTAGTGGACAAGCCTCAGAGTACGAAGAAGCAGAATCAG ATATTTATTCAGGAGGAGCCGGATACCACTCTTTCACTCGGGTGCAGCAGCATGAAAATGGAACTGGACCCGTGATAGATTCTTCTGTCTTCAGCTCATACACACCTGCTTCATCTATAG GCAATTATCAGGGGCTGCATGCCATGACACAAAATACAAGCTTCTATCCTGGTAACCAACATAGTTCTCTGGTTCTTAATGGATCAAGCACGGGGGTTGCAACGGACGGGTATGCAAATCAAACTGATCTTACATCGTGGAATCCGGTGATAGAACTAGACAATGGGCCTGTCCAAATGCCTCTCCAGTTTCCTGTTCCTCCTGAGCAAGGCACTTCCACGGAAGGCTTGGGAATCGACTATTTGACATTCGACGAAGTATATTCTGATGGCCTCAGTCTCAAGGATATTGGCGCTGCAGGAGCTGGTGGAGAATCATTTTGGCAG TTCCCTAGTGCTACAGGTGATTTGTCTACAGCAGAGAACAGCTTCCCACAACCAAATGATGATTCTCTGGAGGCAGCCATTGGCTATCCGTTTTTGAAGACTCAGTCATCCAATCTATCTGATATCCTAAAAGACAGCTTTAAGAAAACTGACAGTTTTACAAGATGGATGAGCAAAGAGCTTCTTGAAGTGGAGGATTCCCAAATTCAATCTAGTTCCGGGGCGTACTGGAGCACTGAACAAGCAGATAGTATCATTGAAGCATCAAGCCGTGAGCCGCTGGATCAGTTCACTGTTTCCCCAATGCTCTCGCAGGACCAGCTCTTTAGTATAGTTGATTTTGCTCCAACCTGGACTTATGTGGGGTCAAAGACTAAG ATTTTAGTTACTGGTAGCTTCCTGAATAACAGTCAAGTCACTGAGAAATGCAAGTGGTCATGTATGTTTGGAGAAGTTGAAATTCCAGCAAAAATTTTAGCAGATGGTACTCTTCTCTGTTATTCGCCCCAGCATAAACCTGGTAGAGTACCTTTCTATATCACCTGCTCCAACAGGTTGGCCTGCAGTGAAGTGCGAGAGTTTGAATTCCGACCAACTGTCACCCAATACATGGACGCTCCTAGTCCACATGGTGCAACAAACAAAGTTTATTTCCAGATACGTCTTGATAAACTGTTGTCCCTTGGACCAGATGAATACCAGGCAACTGTATCCAACCCCAGCCTGGAGATGATTGAATTAAGCAAGAAGATAAGTTCACTAATGACGACCAATGATGAGTGGTCCAACTTGTTAAAGTTGGCTTGTGATAATGAGCCTTCTACTGATGATCAGCAGGATCAGTTTGCTGAAAACTTGATTAAGAATAAATTGCATGTCTGGCTTCTCAATAAAGTTGGTGTGGGTGGTAAGGGACCCAGTGTGTTAGATGATGAAGGACAGGGCGTGCTTCACTTAGCAGCTGCCCTTGGATATGATTGGGCTATAAGGCCAACGCTTGCTGCTGGCGTGAATATAAATTTCAGAGATGTTCATGGGTGGACTGCACTCCACTGGGCTGCCTTTTGTGGCCG AGAGCGCACTGTAGTTGCGCTTATTGCCCTGGGAGCAGCTCCTGGAGCTTTAACAGATCCATCTCCTGACTTCCCTGAAAGTACACCAGCAGATCTTGCATCTGCTAATGGTCAGAAGGGAATATCTGGTTTCTTGGCGGAATCTTCTCTGACGAGTCATCTTCAGGCCCTCAATCTTAAGGAAGCTAATATGGCCGAAATATCTGGTCTGCCTGGTATTGGAGATGTTACAGAGAGAGATTCATTGCAGCCTCCAAGCGGAGATTCATTGGGTCCTGTTCGAAATGCTGCTCAAGCTGCTGCTCGGATATATCAAGTTTTTAGGGTTCAATCCTTCCAGAGGAAGCAAGCAGCTCAATATGAGGATGATAAAGGTGGATTGTCAGATGAGCGTGCCCTTTCACTCCTTTCTGTCAAGCCATCCAAGCCAGGGCAGCTTGATCCGCTGCATTCTGCTGCAACTCGTATACAGAATAAGTTCAGGGGATGGAAGGGGAGAAAGGAATTTCTTCTTATTAGGCAGCGAATTGTCAAGATCCAG GCTCATGTGCGAGGTCACCAAGTGAGGAAGCATTATCGGAAAATAGTTTGGTCTGTTGGGATCGTTGAGAAAGTTATCCTGCGCTGGCGGCGAAGAGGGGCTGGGTTACGTGGGTTTCGGTCTACAGAGGGTTCATCAGAGGGCAGCAGTGGTGGAACAAGTAGCAATATGATCAAAGATAAGCCTTCTGGAGATGATTATGATTTCTTGCAAGAAGGACGAAAGCAAACTGAAGAACGGCTCCAGAAAGCTCTTGCCAGAGTGAAGTCCATGGCTGAATACCCGGAAGCAAGGGACCAGTACCAGAGGATTTTGACTGTTGTGTCAAAAATGCAGGAGTCCCAG GCTATGCAAGAAAAGATGCTTGAGGAGTCCACAGAGATGGACGATGGTTATTTCATGAATGAATTGCAGGAGCTGTGGGATGATGATACACCTCTTCCTGGTTATTTCTAG